The sequence atggactgttgcctaccaggctcctctgtccacgggattttccaggcaagaatactagagtgggttgccatttccttctccaggagatcttcccaacccagggattgaacccgggtctcctgcattgtaggcagacgctttaccatctgagccaccagggaagtacctaaaGTGGACTCTAACGGCACTTGATCCATTataaagtttgcttaaagctgaGTTtactgggagttccctggtgctccagtggttaggactctgcacttccactgctgggggcccaggttggaGGGATCCCTTGTCGGGGAACGAAGATCTTGCAAGCCCCACAGCCTGGCCAAAAAAAGGAGCAGGGGCTGAGTTTACTAATAATTAGACCCTCGGTATGGTTTAGACTGAAGCCCAACCAGTAACAGAACTGTCCCACTTCTGAGGGGTTCTGAGTTTCCAGACCCTCCTTCCACCTGTCACAAGTCTCTTTTCTTTGGAGGGGGTAAGAAGTAGTGGGGGTCGGGGCTCCCAAAACAGAGGACTTGACCTGAACCTGGGGCTTTGAATgctaaccactagaccgccaccTGTAGATACTGACTTTGGAGAAACCGAGGCAGGCCTAGGATAGGAACCTAAGTGGGAGCCAGGAGTCCATCCCATCCCCAAGCCCCACCAATTTTTGCAAAATGTGAGTTGTAGGGAGTCTGTGAGAATGGTGGAGGGAGGGAACCCCCTCCACCATGAAGGCAGTGACCCTGCCTTGTCAGTAAAGTCACTGTTTTCTACCCCAGATATCAGACCTTTTACCTTTTCTGATTTCTGACTTTATTTATAGGAGTTCTCTTACAGATGGCAATGTAATAAATTTTTCAGTGATATATAAATAAGCCacttttacagaggagaaactgTGTGACTCCGCAAAGGACAGAAGTCAGTCAaatcactgtttttaaaattcattcaacaaatgtttattgagcacctactctgtttCAGGTAAATGCTGCACACTGGGGATAGAGCAAACCATGGTCCCTATTCCCTTGGGGGTCACAAACCTGTTTTCCAGTGGTGGCCTGGTAACTGTCCTCTACCCCTGCCCCTCACAGGAGTAGTATATTAAGGAGTTCCAGACTTCTGAGTTGAAATCACAGCTTTGGTCTCTCACTAGCTGTGCCACCTCAGGCAagtgacttaacttctctgagcctcagattcctcatctacTCAAAAGAACCTCTGAGGGCCTCTGGAGCAGAGTTGGTCTGAGAAGTAACTGTCgagaggggaggggagctggCCTGGCATGTCAGTGGCGCACAGGAGGTGCCAGCTGActtggttgcttggggctgggagAGCACGGTGGAGGTTGCTTCATCCTTCACAAGCCTTGACTGTCCTGGGCTTCACTGTACCCCCAGCCTAAGGCTGCAGCTATCAGAGAAACTCAGCTCAAGGTGACAGTCCTTGTCATGCCCAAACCCTTACTCGGTGCCAGGCTCTAAAAGGGCACTGGATTCCGTGTAAGCTTTGCCACCGCCTGGACAACTGCAGAGTCATCagctccattttagagatggaaaactgaggctctgccAGAGAATTGGTTGAGAGCCTCCTGGAAGGGGGATGTCTCTGGCCTGAGGTCTGTCCTCCCCATGCTAGTCACTAGAGGGCGCCAGCGCCCAGCAGGCCGGGTTTGGGCTGGCTCTCATGACCACCCCAGGTGCCCACCTCTTGCAGACCCCAGTGCTAGAAGGGCAGGGAACAGTGTGACCCCGAGTGCTCTGCACTgcggggaggagaaagagaatcacgggcctgggaggaggaggaaaggagaaagaggaaaccaGAGGTGGGGATTCAAGAGGCCCTGAGGCTCTTCTCACAAAGCTCCCTGTGCTTGAGCTCACAGATCCtacctctcctctctcctgagagagtgtgtgtgtgtgtgtctccctcgTCCTATCTTtgtgggtttctttctttctcttgttcaGTGATTCTTTTTCTGTGCTCTGTGCACGTGCGCACGTGTATGGGGCTGGCTCTCAGTGTCTCCCTTTTTGCTGTCTATTTGCTGTCTCttgcctctgcctctgtctcctgtGTGTTCCTGTCTCCCTATTATGTCCCCACCTCTCTTCGTCTCTGTCCTGCctttcttcattctctctctctatctctgccttgatctctttttgtttctgtctctgtctcaccCAGTTGCACATCCCGTCCGTcctcaaccaccaccaccaggcagCACATGTGGGCTGAGGGTCTCAGTCCCTTCCCTCCCATGTCTCCTCACCCTGGGCAGCTGCTCACAGCTTCCCAATCCTGGCCCCTCCTGCCCGCCCCTCTtgggcctggggggaggggagcgcgggaggaagggagggcagcCTGGCGGGCCCACCCCTTTTTGCCTTTCCAGGCTGGGAGGCTGGGCCAGTGGGCCTTTTAACCAGCCTGGGCAGGCTGTGCCGGACACCAGCCCTGGACACCGTGCCTGGCCTCTGCGGTTCCGGCAGCCCGGCCAGCCCGGCCAGCATGCAACAGCCGCCCCCGCCCGGGCCCCTGGCCCCTGCGGCCGAGCCAACCAAGCCTCCTTACAGCTACATCGCCCTGATCGCCATGGCCATCCAGAACTCTCCAGGGCAGCGGGCCACACTCAGCGGCATCTACCGCTACATCATGGGCCGCTTCGCCTTCTACCGCCACAACCGGCCGGGATGGCAGAACAGTATCCGCCACAACCTGTCACTCAACGAATGCTTTGTCAAGGTGCCCCGCGATGACCGCAAGCCGGGCAAGGGCAGCTACTGGACGCTGGACCCCGACTGCCATGACATGTTTGAGCATGGCAGCTTTCTGCGCCGCCGGCGGCGCTTCACCCGACGGGCAGGTGCTGAGGGCGCCAAGGGCCCCACCAAAGCGCGCCGTGGACCCCTCCGAGCCACCAGCCAGGACCCAGGAGCCCCCAACGTCGCAGCTAGCAGACAGTGCCCGTTCCCGCCGGAGCCACTGGAACCCAAGGGCCTAAGCTATGGGGGTCTGGTGGGGGCCTTGCCAGCCAGCATGTGCCCGGCCACCACCGATGCCAGGCCTCAGACACCCTCAGAGGCCAAGGAGATGCCCACGCCCAAGGCTGCAGGCCCAGGGGAGCTCCCTGTGGCCACCTCGTCTTCCTCGTGCCCTGCTTTTGGCTTTCCCACCAGCTTCTCTGAGGCTGAGGGGTTTAGCAAGGCTCCTGCACCCATCTTGACCCCCGAGGCCACCATCGGGAGCAGCTACCAGTGCCGGCTGCAGGCGCTGAATTTCTGCATGGGGACTGACCCAGGACTGGAGCACCTCTTGGCCtcagcagccccctcccctgcaccatccacccctccagcctccctccgGGCCCCGCTGCCCCTGCCAGCTGACCCCAAGGAACCCTGGGTTGCAGGcagcttccctgtccagggaAGCTCCAGCTACCCACTGGGGCTGACCCCCTGCCTGTACCGGACGCCAGGAATGTTCTTCTTTGAGTGAAGGCCAGCCAGCCTCAGGCCGTCCCTGCATAGCCCCTGCCAACTACGCCCTCCAGGTTGAGGCTGACTCTGAGATCTGGGGAGCTCTCAAAGGATGCGGGCCTGGCAAGCCCACGACAGCTGGGACAGGAAGCCAAGATTGCAGCGGTGAACACTCAGCCAGCCCTAGGGCCTCTGGACAGACTTGGGGGTGAGGGGAAGCAGGGCCCCCTGGGGATTTACTCTGTGGCTCTCAGGGCCAATAAAGCCAGTGTGATGATGAGGGTCAGTCTGCTGGATGGTTG comes from Bubalus bubalis isolate 160015118507 breed Murrah chromosome 14, NDDB_SH_1, whole genome shotgun sequence and encodes:
- the FOXS1 gene encoding forkhead box protein S1 isoform X2 translates to MFIEHLLCFSYIALIAMAIQNSPGQRATLSGIYRYIMGRFAFYRHNRPGWQNSIRHNLSLNECFVKVPRDDRKPGKGSYWTLDPDCHDMFEHGSFLRRRRRFTRRAGAEGAKGPTKARRGPLRATSQDPGAPNVAASRQCPFPPEPLEPKGLSYGGLVGALPASMCPATTDARPQTPSEAKEMPTPKAAGPGELPVATSSSSCPAFGFPTSFSEAEGFSKAPAPILTPEATIGSSYQCRLQALNFCMGTDPGLEHLLASAAPSPAPSTPPASLRAPLPLPADPKEPWVAGSFPVQGSSSYPLGLTPCLYRTPGMFFFE
- the FOXS1 gene encoding forkhead box protein S1 isoform X1 encodes the protein MQQPPPPGPLAPAAEPTKPPYSYIALIAMAIQNSPGQRATLSGIYRYIMGRFAFYRHNRPGWQNSIRHNLSLNECFVKVPRDDRKPGKGSYWTLDPDCHDMFEHGSFLRRRRRFTRRAGAEGAKGPTKARRGPLRATSQDPGAPNVAASRQCPFPPEPLEPKGLSYGGLVGALPASMCPATTDARPQTPSEAKEMPTPKAAGPGELPVATSSSSCPAFGFPTSFSEAEGFSKAPAPILTPEATIGSSYQCRLQALNFCMGTDPGLEHLLASAAPSPAPSTPPASLRAPLPLPADPKEPWVAGSFPVQGSSSYPLGLTPCLYRTPGMFFFE